One stretch of Sphingomonas rosea DNA includes these proteins:
- the glmS gene encoding glutamine--fructose-6-phosphate transaminase (isomerizing), with the protein MCGIVAIVGKQEVAQRLFEGLKRLEYRGYDSAGICTVVDGDFERRRAEGKLDHLAAKLAESPLGGDVGIAHTRWATHGAPTESNAHPHIAGPVALVHNGIIENFKPLREELLAEGRTLLSETDSEVVAHLVAREIERGAEPQAAVAAVLPRLHGAFAMAFLFRDAPDLVIGARMGAPLTVGYGEGESYLGSDAIALAPWTKRIAYLEEGDWVVVRRDDVSIFDRANHPVDRPIVDSHASAETISKGNHAHFMRKEIFEQPLVVAQTLQSYVRAFEGEVAIPAADFDLAGVERVTMVACGTSYYAGMVGKYWIERFARVPVDIDVASEFRYRDPILEDGGLALFISQSGETADTLAALRHAREQGQKIAVVVNVPTSSMAREADLLLPTRAGPEIGVASTKAFTCQLAVLAALAVNLARAKGRITPEEEREIVAHLAEAPEALAHALDHDEDIAAMAHLIVPARDVLYLGRGPDYPMALEGALKLKEISYIHAEGYAAGEMKHGPIALIDDQVPVIVLAPSGPLFEKTVSNMQEVRARGGQIVLISDAAGIAEAGEGAIATIEMPHVHPLIAPLVYAVPVQLLAYHVAVLKGTDVDQPRNLAKSVTVE; encoded by the coding sequence ATGTGCGGAATCGTCGCCATCGTCGGCAAGCAGGAGGTCGCGCAGCGACTGTTCGAAGGCCTGAAGCGCCTCGAATATCGCGGCTATGACAGCGCCGGAATCTGTACCGTCGTCGATGGCGACTTCGAGCGCCGCCGGGCCGAGGGCAAGCTCGACCACCTCGCCGCCAAGCTTGCCGAAAGCCCGTTGGGGGGCGACGTCGGGATCGCCCACACCCGCTGGGCGACGCATGGCGCGCCGACCGAGAGCAACGCCCACCCGCACATCGCGGGGCCGGTGGCGCTCGTCCACAACGGCATCATCGAGAACTTCAAGCCGCTCCGCGAGGAATTGCTCGCCGAGGGACGCACCCTGCTTTCCGAGACCGACAGCGAGGTCGTCGCCCACCTCGTCGCACGCGAGATCGAGCGCGGGGCCGAGCCGCAAGCCGCGGTCGCGGCGGTCCTCCCGCGCCTCCACGGCGCCTTCGCCATGGCCTTCCTGTTCCGCGATGCGCCCGACCTGGTGATCGGCGCGCGCATGGGGGCGCCGCTCACCGTCGGCTATGGCGAGGGCGAGAGTTACCTGGGTTCGGACGCCATCGCGCTCGCCCCCTGGACCAAGCGCATCGCCTATCTCGAGGAGGGCGACTGGGTCGTCGTCCGCCGCGACGACGTGTCGATCTTCGACCGCGCCAACCATCCCGTCGATCGCCCGATCGTCGACAGCCACGCCTCGGCCGAGACCATCTCCAAGGGCAATCACGCGCACTTCATGCGCAAGGAGATCTTCGAGCAGCCGCTGGTCGTCGCCCAGACCCTGCAGAGCTACGTCCGCGCCTTCGAGGGCGAGGTCGCCATTCCCGCCGCCGACTTCGACTTGGCCGGGGTCGAGCGCGTCACCATGGTCGCCTGCGGCACCAGCTATTACGCTGGCATGGTCGGCAAATACTGGATCGAGCGCTTCGCCCGCGTGCCGGTCGACATCGATGTGGCGAGCGAGTTCCGCTACCGCGACCCGATCCTCGAGGATGGCGGGCTCGCCCTCTTCATCAGCCAGTCGGGCGAGACCGCCGACACGCTTGCCGCGCTCCGCCACGCCCGCGAGCAGGGGCAGAAGATCGCGGTCGTGGTGAACGTGCCGACCAGTTCGATGGCGCGCGAGGCCGACCTTCTGCTCCCCACCCGCGCCGGGCCAGAGATCGGGGTCGCCTCGACCAAGGCCTTCACCTGCCAGCTTGCGGTGCTCGCCGCGCTTGCGGTCAACCTCGCCCGCGCCAAGGGCCGGATCACGCCCGAGGAGGAGCGCGAGATCGTCGCCCACCTCGCCGAGGCGCCCGAAGCCCTGGCGCACGCGCTCGACCATGACGAGGACATCGCCGCGATGGCGCACCTCATCGTGCCCGCGCGCGACGTCCTCTACCTCGGCCGCGGCCCCGATTATCCGATGGCGCTCGAGGGCGCGCTTAAACTGAAGGAAATCAGCTACATCCACGCCGAGGGCTATGCCGCGGGCGAGATGAAGCACGGGCCGATCGCGCTGATCGACGACCAGGTCCCCGTGATCGTCCTCGCGCCGTCGGGGCCGCTGTTCGAGAAGACCGTCAGCAACATGCAGGAGGTCCGCGCGCGGGGCGGGCAGATCGTGCTGATCAGCGACGCGGCAGGGATTGCCGAAGCGGGCGAGGGCGCGATCGCGACCATCGAGATGCCGCACGTCCACCCGCTCATCGCCCCGCTCGTCTACGCGGTGCCGGTGCAATTGCTCGCTTATCACGTGGCGGTGCTCAAGGGCACCGACGTCGACCAGCCCCGCAACCTCGCCAAGAGCGTCACGGTCGAGTGA
- a CDS encoding DUF2846 domain-containing protein — MRKMMMAASLAVLAGVPASVAMAEDKPVAAAPVIAPPPPGMGQVVFYRPSSMGALVSCRVSANGAVVNRLPPGKYFVQQVKPGVYDYSVKSEATDTLKVNVEEGETSYVRCAIAMGIMTGRPNLSTQNREDFDKRGKKLKLQEAWVPKDDKDEKKTAAN, encoded by the coding sequence ATGCGTAAGATGATGATGGCGGCGAGCCTTGCCGTGCTCGCCGGCGTGCCCGCGAGCGTGGCGATGGCCGAGGACAAGCCCGTCGCCGCCGCGCCGGTGATCGCGCCGCCGCCGCCGGGCATGGGCCAGGTGGTCTTCTATCGCCCGTCGAGCATGGGCGCGCTGGTGAGCTGCCGCGTCAGCGCCAACGGCGCGGTCGTCAACCGCCTGCCGCCGGGCAAGTATTTCGTCCAGCAGGTGAAGCCGGGCGTTTACGACTATTCGGTCAAGTCCGAGGCGACCGACACGCTCAAGGTGAATGTCGAGGAAGGCGAGACCAGCTACGTCCGCTGCGCGATCGCCATGGGCATCATGACCGGCCGCCCGAACCTCTCGACGCAGAACCGCGAGGACTTCGACAAGCGCGGCAAGAAGCTGAAGCTCCAGGAAGCTTGGGTGCCCAAGGACGACAAGGACGAGAAGAAGACCGCCGCCAACTGA
- the glmU gene encoding bifunctional UDP-N-acetylglucosamine diphosphorylase/glucosamine-1-phosphate N-acetyltransferase GlmU: MKKLAVVILAAGQGTRMASDLHKVLHPLAGRPMLMHLLDTVAQLGAERTVLVVGKGREQLEAAVAGRDLAVAVQAEQKGTGHAVAQAAEALAGFEGNVLVLYGDTPCVEVATLRAMAERLEADDRPGVVVLASSPADPAAYGRVILGEGDRIARMVEFKDASEAERAVRLCNSGMLAAGAADLFGWLAQVGNDNAAGEYYLPDIVMVAGAEGRHAVALECAPWQTAGINSRAELSVVERDWQQRRRARAMAEGATLLDPATVWFSFDTKLGRDVVIEPSVFFGPGVAIADRATIHAFSHLEGAIVGEGAAIGPYARLRPGAVLGQDSKVGNFVEIKKATLGAGAKANHLSYIGDAEVGAKANIGAGTITCNYDGFFKYRTRIGEGAFIGSNSALVAPVSIGAGAIVGAGSVVTRDVEAESLGVTRADQKQLSGWATRFRERQRAKKASAGGA; encoded by the coding sequence ATGAAGAAGCTCGCCGTCGTCATCCTCGCTGCCGGTCAGGGCACCCGCATGGCCTCCGACCTCCACAAGGTCCTTCACCCGCTCGCCGGTCGGCCGATGCTGATGCACCTCCTCGATACGGTCGCGCAGCTCGGCGCCGAGCGGACCGTGCTGGTGGTCGGCAAGGGACGCGAACAGCTCGAGGCGGCGGTCGCGGGCCGCGATCTCGCGGTCGCCGTCCAGGCCGAGCAGAAGGGCACCGGCCACGCCGTCGCGCAGGCCGCCGAGGCGCTTGCGGGCTTCGAGGGCAATGTCCTCGTCCTCTACGGCGACACGCCCTGCGTCGAGGTCGCGACGCTCCGCGCGATGGCTGAGCGGCTCGAGGCCGACGACCGGCCCGGCGTGGTCGTGCTCGCTTCCTCTCCCGCCGACCCCGCCGCCTATGGCCGCGTCATCCTCGGCGAGGGCGACCGGATCGCGCGGATGGTCGAATTTAAGGATGCGAGCGAGGCCGAGCGCGCCGTCCGGCTGTGCAACAGCGGCATGCTCGCCGCCGGCGCGGCCGATCTGTTCGGCTGGCTGGCCCAAGTCGGCAACGACAATGCGGCGGGCGAATATTATCTCCCCGACATCGTCATGGTCGCGGGCGCCGAGGGCCGTCACGCGGTCGCGCTCGAATGCGCGCCCTGGCAGACGGCGGGCATCAACAGCCGCGCCGAGCTCAGCGTCGTCGAGCGCGATTGGCAGCAGCGCCGCCGCGCCCGCGCCATGGCCGAGGGCGCAACCCTGCTCGACCCCGCCACCGTTTGGTTCAGTTTCGACACGAAGCTCGGCCGCGACGTCGTGATCGAGCCGAGCGTCTTCTTCGGCCCCGGCGTCGCCATCGCCGATCGCGCCACCATCCACGCCTTCTCGCACCTCGAGGGCGCCATCGTCGGCGAGGGCGCGGCGATCGGCCCCTATGCGCGGCTTCGCCCCGGCGCGGTGCTCGGGCAAGACAGCAAGGTCGGCAATTTCGTCGAGATCAAGAAGGCGACGCTCGGGGCCGGCGCCAAGGCCAATCACCTCAGCTACATCGGCGATGCCGAGGTCGGGGCCAAGGCGAACATCGGCGCGGGCACCATCACCTGCAATTACGACGGCTTCTTCAAGTATCGCACCCGGATCGGCGAGGGCGCCTTCATCGGCTCGAACAGCGCGCTCGTCGCCCCGGTGAGCATCGGCGCGGGCGCGATCGTCGGGGCGGGCTCGGTCGTGACCCGCGACGTCGAGGCGGAATCGCTCGGCGTGACGCGGGCCGACCAGAAGCAGCTCTCCGGCTGGGCCACCCGCTTCCGTGAACGGCAGCGGGCGAAAAAGGCCTCAGCCGGAGGCGCCTGA
- the phaR gene encoding polyhydroxyalkanoate synthesis repressor PhaR gives MNAASHKITIKKYANRRLYDTESSTYVTLDRLAQMIREGRDFVVVDAKTGEDITHQALTQIIVEEEARGGATMLPASFLRQLIALYGNSMQTMVPSYLDAAMQSFSKSQGAFKDAFGSNLFTDLAKRQMALFEQSAKAMSGIAKPADKPAAPQGGGGDDVANLKAELDALRAKVDKLAR, from the coding sequence ATGAACGCCGCTTCCCACAAGATCACGATCAAGAAATATGCGAACCGGCGTCTCTACGACACCGAGAGCTCGACCTACGTCACGCTCGACCGGCTGGCGCAGATGATCCGCGAGGGCCGCGATTTCGTCGTGGTCGACGCCAAGACCGGCGAGGACATCACCCACCAGGCGCTGACCCAGATCATCGTCGAGGAAGAGGCACGGGGCGGCGCAACCATGCTTCCCGCGAGCTTCCTTCGCCAGCTCATCGCGCTCTACGGCAATTCGATGCAGACCATGGTCCCATCCTATCTCGATGCCGCGATGCAGAGCTTTTCCAAGAGCCAGGGCGCGTTCAAGGACGCGTTCGGGAGCAACCTCTTCACCGATCTCGCCAAGCGGCAGATGGCGTTGTTCGAACAGAGCGCCAAGGCGATGAGCGGCATCGCCAAGCCCGCCGACAAGCCCGCGGCGCCGCAAGGCGGTGGCGGCGACGACGTCGCCAACCTCAAGGCCGAGCTCGACGCGCTGCGCGCCAAGGTCGACAAGCTGGCGCGCTGA
- a CDS encoding alpha/beta fold hydrolase codes for MRRYQSAEPASPPPERPVVADVAGTMLRDCGGSGPTVVLVPSLINPPTILDLESSRSLAQALTGGNSVLLLDWGAARARAGLDLTGHVEERLRPLLGAVGPAVLVGYCLGGTLALAAAAREPAVRAVATLASPWRFEVYPASARQALTELWRSSRPVAERLGFLPMEVLQAAFWQIDPERIVAKFAHFADLASGSPEARAFVGIEDWANAGEPLPLPAAAQMVEQLFGAGAEGLGPLPDCAMLHVTASDDRIVPAATAAPGPSIAAQAGHVGMVVGRRAGDLLHRPLRTWLEGLAPRG; via the coding sequence TTGCGCCGCTACCAGTCGGCCGAACCGGCGTCGCCTCCACCCGAGCGTCCGGTCGTCGCCGACGTCGCCGGCACCATGCTGCGCGACTGCGGCGGATCGGGACCGACGGTGGTGCTGGTCCCTTCGCTGATCAATCCGCCGACGATTCTCGACCTCGAATCCTCGCGATCGCTCGCGCAAGCGCTGACCGGGGGAAATAGCGTGCTGCTGCTCGATTGGGGCGCGGCGCGGGCGCGGGCCGGGCTCGACCTGACCGGGCACGTCGAGGAACGGCTGCGACCGCTGCTCGGCGCGGTCGGGCCGGCGGTGCTGGTCGGCTATTGTCTCGGCGGGACGCTCGCGCTGGCGGCGGCGGCGCGCGAGCCGGCGGTGCGGGCGGTCGCGACGCTCGCCTCGCCGTGGCGCTTCGAGGTCTATCCGGCGAGCGCCCGGCAAGCCCTGACCGAGCTCTGGCGCTCCAGCCGCCCGGTCGCCGAGCGACTGGGGTTCCTGCCGATGGAGGTGCTTCAGGCGGCCTTCTGGCAGATCGATCCCGAGCGGATCGTGGCCAAGTTCGCGCATTTCGCCGACCTCGCGTCCGGAAGTCCCGAGGCGCGGGCCTTTGTCGGCATCGAGGATTGGGCCAATGCCGGCGAGCCGCTCCCCCTCCCGGCCGCGGCGCAGATGGTCGAGCAGTTGTTCGGTGCCGGCGCCGAGGGCCTCGGCCCCCTCCCCGACTGCGCGATGCTGCACGTGACCGCCAGCGACGACCGCATCGTGCCGGCCGCGACCGCCGCGCCCGGGCCCAGCATCGCCGCGCAGGCGGGTCATGTCGGGATGGTCGTCGGGCGCCGCGCGGGCGACTTGTTGCACCGCCCGTTGCGGACATGGCTTGAAGGCCTCGCCCCGCGCGGCTAG
- a CDS encoding helix-turn-helix domain-containing protein: protein MLVSDHNPRLIRDRVQIRLLSSPVRQEIVDTLAALGGEADVSSLAEHLGRPADGLYYHLRSLAQGGLIREIRRDGGRLFALVGEGKTPLRLVYDLSPDGNGAALKEFVKGLLHVAGRDFETAVESGSAVVAGTRRELWASRNKGWLAPQDIQEVNALLLRLSELTSQPRSAGRDRLVSVAFMMSPIDPKGKRRQGES from the coding sequence ATGCTCGTGAGTGATCACAATCCGCGCTTGATCAGGGACCGCGTCCAAATTCGGCTGTTGAGCTCGCCGGTAAGACAGGAGATCGTCGACACGCTTGCCGCGCTCGGGGGAGAGGCTGATGTATCGAGCTTGGCCGAACACCTCGGCCGCCCCGCAGATGGTCTTTATTATCACCTGCGATCATTGGCCCAAGGCGGATTGATCAGGGAAATCAGGCGGGACGGAGGACGGCTTTTTGCGCTTGTCGGGGAAGGCAAAACTCCTCTTCGGCTGGTCTACGACCTGAGCCCGGACGGAAACGGTGCTGCTTTGAAGGAGTTCGTGAAGGGGTTGTTGCATGTGGCCGGCCGCGACTTCGAGACGGCTGTTGAAAGCGGCAGCGCCGTGGTCGCGGGCACCAGACGCGAGCTTTGGGCATCACGAAATAAGGGCTGGCTGGCACCGCAAGACATTCAGGAAGTGAACGCGCTTTTACTGCGGTTGAGCGAACTTACCAGTCAGCCAAGATCCGCTGGGCGTGATCGGCTCGTCAGCGTCGCCTTCATGATGTCTCCGATCGATCCCAAGGGGAAAAGGCGCCAAGGAGAAAGCTAG
- a CDS encoding S41 family peptidase — translation MEWLFSTSLFLSLISLSADGGSPGMTDPSALRADLRFALETIERQHPDLTHSVKTSELERQALRIDRQLDHPMGQAEAWANLAELNPLLADGHLFIGLPDWRARSEEKVGSGVGLFPFEINLDRKGYPVITAALGGSASPLEGRRILRIEGRDARAVARSLMARTHGDTPAFRKALLAQRWWLWFATLYGTPQSYTLVLDSGKRPVIADAAHSLPAILRRDASFERLFICQINPDRSAKLTVSSFVWADKERFFSFTRDCFSRMKAAGSDRLLIDVSQNGGGDDDMWKDGILRYIATRPYKQGSTYTKREKSGEKVTGTITSWTQPVEGEPLHFAGKVEVLIGPSTYSSAVLFSNVVRDYRFGTLVGTGGAARTRQSGGVQSIKLPNTGLVLSYPRFVLDPPSGSQAPMYLQPAAPAH, via the coding sequence TTGGAGTGGCTTTTCTCTACCTCTTTGTTCCTGTCACTCATCAGCCTCTCGGCGGACGGCGGCTCTCCGGGAATGACCGACCCCTCGGCGCTTCGAGCCGACCTTAGGTTCGCGCTGGAGACGATCGAGCGTCAGCACCCGGACCTGACGCATTCCGTGAAGACGTCCGAGCTAGAACGACAAGCGTTAAGGATCGATCGCCAGCTCGACCATCCCATGGGGCAAGCGGAAGCCTGGGCGAACTTGGCTGAGCTTAATCCTCTGCTGGCGGATGGCCACTTGTTCATTGGGCTGCCGGACTGGCGGGCACGGAGCGAAGAAAAAGTTGGATCGGGCGTCGGGCTGTTTCCCTTCGAGATCAACCTCGACCGCAAAGGATATCCCGTCATTACTGCGGCGCTCGGAGGCTCGGCGTCTCCGCTCGAGGGACGTCGTATTCTCCGGATCGAGGGGCGTGACGCACGCGCCGTTGCTCGATCGCTGATGGCACGGACGCACGGCGACACCCCAGCTTTCCGAAAAGCTCTTCTCGCGCAGCGATGGTGGCTATGGTTTGCGACGCTCTACGGGACACCGCAGAGCTACACGCTCGTGCTCGACAGCGGCAAGCGGCCCGTCATCGCTGATGCGGCCCATTCGCTGCCCGCCATCCTGCGTCGGGACGCCAGTTTCGAGCGACTTTTCATTTGCCAGATCAATCCGGATCGGTCGGCCAAACTGACCGTGTCTTCGTTCGTGTGGGCCGACAAGGAGCGGTTCTTCAGTTTCACCCGCGATTGCTTCTCCAGGATGAAGGCGGCGGGAAGCGATCGCCTGCTGATCGATGTCAGCCAGAATGGCGGCGGCGATGACGACATGTGGAAGGACGGTATCCTCCGCTACATCGCCACGCGGCCATACAAGCAGGGCTCAACCTACACGAAGCGCGAGAAATCAGGAGAAAAGGTAACGGGCACGATCACATCATGGACGCAGCCGGTCGAGGGGGAACCGCTACACTTTGCCGGCAAGGTTGAAGTGCTGATAGGCCCTTCGACTTACTCGTCCGCCGTGTTGTTCAGCAACGTGGTCCGGGATTACCGCTTCGGAACGCTGGTCGGAACGGGGGGAGCCGCACGAACCCGGCAGTCAGGGGGCGTGCAGAGCATCAAGCTTCCCAATACCGGTCTCGTGCTCTCCTATCCGCGCTTTGTGCTCGACCCACCGTCGGGAAGTCAGGCCCCTATGTATCTCCAGCCTGCAGCGCCGGCGCATTGA
- a CDS encoding vWA domain-containing protein, translating to MRDEGGNAMLLLAAALIPLLGLIGSGMDLTRGYLVRSKMQTACDAGSLAARRYMAGGTLDAAAIAEGQKFFNFNFPAGTMDAAPVELTFAPDASDVSTVNVTAKTTVPTTIMALFGTDKMAVSVECSADQDYVNNDIMLVLDVTGSMNCTAGTGDSCAYAATEQSTSRLSRVRSATAALYNSLKDARGVRTRYGFMPYSMTVNVGSDLQQSWIREPANYWQKTGNNWAQKSVSHNSLWYKTTWSGCLEERSTISQGGGASIRISSDVAQGDIDQTGVATSLQWAPYDPDGTVGETGAYPNLTTFCPAAAQRLSEYNSQNSFQSAVNASLSKVGGYTNHDLGITWGMRYLSSSGMFATDNPETYRQVPVAKHIIFLTDGEMTADSNNYSAYGIPARETRMVATGALVDRHKARFLNACNRARQMGATIWVIAIDVGATADISPCASGSDRFFVSNGSDLDQVFQRIGKGIGRLRLTQ from the coding sequence ATGCGGGACGAGGGCGGCAATGCGATGCTGCTGCTGGCCGCGGCGCTTATTCCTCTGCTCGGTCTCATCGGCTCCGGCATGGACCTGACGCGTGGCTATCTCGTCAGATCGAAGATGCAGACTGCCTGCGACGCCGGCTCGCTTGCCGCGCGGCGTTACATGGCGGGCGGGACGCTCGATGCCGCGGCCATCGCCGAAGGGCAGAAATTCTTCAATTTCAACTTCCCCGCCGGGACGATGGATGCGGCTCCGGTCGAGCTCACTTTCGCGCCCGACGCATCCGACGTGTCGACCGTGAACGTCACCGCCAAAACAACCGTGCCAACCACCATCATGGCCCTCTTCGGCACCGACAAGATGGCGGTATCGGTCGAGTGCAGCGCGGACCAGGACTACGTCAACAACGACATCATGCTCGTGCTCGACGTCACCGGATCGATGAATTGCACGGCGGGCACCGGCGACAGCTGTGCCTATGCCGCGACCGAACAGAGCACGTCGCGCCTGTCGCGCGTGCGCTCCGCGACCGCGGCGCTCTACAACAGTCTCAAGGACGCGAGGGGCGTCCGGACCCGCTACGGGTTCATGCCCTATTCGATGACTGTCAACGTTGGCAGTGACCTCCAGCAGAGTTGGATCCGCGAGCCGGCGAATTACTGGCAGAAGACGGGGAACAACTGGGCGCAAAAGTCCGTCTCGCACAACAGTCTCTGGTACAAGACAACCTGGAGCGGTTGCCTCGAGGAGCGCTCGACGATCTCGCAAGGGGGTGGCGCCAGCATCCGCATCTCGTCGGACGTCGCTCAGGGCGATATCGACCAGACGGGCGTGGCAACGTCGCTCCAATGGGCTCCTTACGACCCTGACGGCACCGTCGGCGAGACGGGCGCCTATCCGAACCTCACGACGTTCTGCCCGGCGGCGGCGCAGCGATTGTCGGAATATAACAGCCAGAACAGCTTCCAAAGCGCGGTGAATGCGAGCCTCTCGAAGGTCGGCGGCTACACCAACCATGATCTCGGCATCACGTGGGGCATGCGCTACCTCTCGTCCTCGGGCATGTTCGCGACCGACAATCCAGAGACCTATCGCCAAGTGCCTGTCGCCAAGCACATCATCTTCCTCACCGACGGCGAGATGACGGCCGACAGCAACAATTACAGCGCGTATGGCATCCCGGCGCGGGAGACTCGGATGGTCGCCACCGGCGCGCTGGTCGACCGACACAAAGCGCGGTTCCTTAATGCCTGCAACCGGGCCCGCCAGATGGGCGCGACCATCTGGGTCATCGCCATCGACGTTGGCGCCACCGCCGACATCTCGCCCTGCGCCAGCGGCAGCGACCGGTTCTTCGTCAGCAACGGCTCCGACCTCGACCAAGTTTTCCAGCGCATCGGCAAGGGAATCGGGCGACTGAGGCTGACCCAATGA
- a CDS encoding TadE/TadG family type IV pilus assembly protein, translated as MIATFRRMLCDEGGANIVEFALLSVPLLGMILGFGDLAYQTYVKANLQASLNDIARTAVVEDPRIGGTGTIEDRIQAAIKDRMKSLVSNGTYTFDIQNFKNFSAIDRPESLITDKNKNGQYDAGDCWEDSNPNGRFDTSAGRAGLGGAEDVVVYNVGLSAPHLFPVLGFVTSNPKYSVSASALVRTQPYANQRQPDVVC; from the coding sequence ATGATCGCGACCTTCCGCCGCATGCTGTGCGACGAAGGCGGCGCGAACATCGTCGAGTTCGCGTTGCTGAGCGTGCCTCTCCTGGGGATGATCCTCGGGTTCGGGGATCTCGCCTACCAGACCTACGTCAAGGCCAACCTGCAGGCGTCGTTGAACGACATCGCTCGCACCGCTGTCGTCGAGGATCCCCGGATCGGCGGCACGGGAACGATTGAGGACCGAATCCAGGCCGCAATCAAGGATCGCATGAAGTCGCTCGTCTCGAACGGCACCTACACGTTCGACATCCAGAACTTCAAAAACTTCTCGGCGATCGACCGACCGGAATCGCTGATCACCGACAAGAACAAGAACGGCCAGTACGATGCCGGCGATTGCTGGGAAGACAGCAACCCCAACGGTCGCTTCGATACGAGCGCGGGCCGCGCCGGCCTCGGCGGAGCGGAGGATGTCGTGGTCTACAACGTCGGGCTGAGCGCGCCGCATCTCTTCCCGGTGCTCGGCTTCGTGACCTCGAACCCCAAGTACAGCGTCTCGGCGAGCGCGCTCGTCCGGACCCAACCCTACGCTAACCAGCGGCAACCGGACGTCGTATGCTGA
- a CDS encoding TadE/TadG family type IV pilus assembly protein, which yields MLNLNLRSLRADQGGAAFVEFAIAAPLFVLMLTGGFELTNLALTHLRLNRAAETLADNASRIPTQVDEFDLGQVFEGVELQGKSIDLENKGRIILSSLEDNGKGGSAKGQKIAWQRCDGKKVKEPKYGREGKGASDNALKDGVGPPGRKVSAPAGTAVMYAEVVYDYEPILWKGIIPSKEIRYEAAFNVRERDQLGITNSKGKPPKTC from the coding sequence ATGCTGAACCTCAATCTCAGATCGTTGCGGGCCGACCAGGGCGGCGCGGCTTTTGTCGAGTTCGCGATTGCCGCGCCCCTGTTCGTGCTGATGCTGACGGGCGGCTTCGAGCTGACCAATCTCGCGCTCACCCATCTGCGCTTGAACCGCGCCGCGGAGACTCTCGCCGACAACGCCAGCCGCATTCCGACCCAGGTCGACGAGTTCGACCTCGGGCAGGTATTCGAGGGCGTCGAGCTCCAGGGGAAGTCGATCGACCTCGAGAACAAGGGCCGGATCATCCTCTCGTCGCTCGAAGACAATGGGAAGGGCGGCAGCGCCAAGGGTCAGAAAATCGCCTGGCAGCGCTGCGACGGCAAGAAGGTCAAGGAGCCGAAGTACGGACGCGAGGGCAAGGGCGCGAGCGACAATGCGCTGAAGGACGGGGTCGGGCCGCCGGGCCGGAAGGTGTCCGCGCCCGCCGGCACCGCCGTGATGTATGCCGAGGTGGTCTACGACTACGAGCCGATCCTGTGGAAGGGCATCATCCCCTCAAAGGAAATCCGCTACGAAGCCGCCTTCAACGTGCGCGAGCGTGACCAGTTGGGAATCACCAACAGCAAGGGCAAGCCGCCGAAAACTTGCTGA
- a CDS encoding helix-turn-helix domain-containing protein yields the protein MSAQPKFTPLRFDSENLDESEQFADFAAAMANFDMSRPGVGAFDARALVWRIGSLVVTQFNSDSADYDRSSERLARDHVDHFYVNLHMGGRVWVTSEGRRRMCGPGSLVVVDMRQPCRLETKSLRAVSIAIPRHRFIERIGELDVHGLVAHERLAPLLHASLRTLCATLPRLDLSQQDAIERMIMDLVADTLLDSLRAAAAQKAREEALASRLRDHIERNLGNDLNVATICAALGVSRSALYRICGDSGGVLRQVQARRLQRIHRLLRNPDETRAISELARMTGFIDKSHFTRAFKKAYGLSPGAFRDHWAKPRTIADPATASKDDAPHLFRTWLRALN from the coding sequence TTGAGCGCCCAACCGAAATTCACGCCACTTCGCTTCGACAGCGAGAATCTCGACGAAAGCGAGCAGTTCGCCGACTTCGCGGCGGCCATGGCCAATTTCGACATGTCGCGGCCCGGTGTCGGTGCGTTCGACGCGCGGGCCCTCGTGTGGCGGATCGGATCGCTTGTCGTGACCCAGTTCAACTCCGACTCCGCCGATTACGACCGTTCGAGCGAGCGCCTGGCGCGAGATCATGTCGATCATTTCTACGTTAATCTCCACATGGGTGGCCGGGTCTGGGTCACGTCCGAAGGGCGGAGGAGGATGTGCGGCCCGGGCTCGCTCGTGGTCGTCGACATGCGCCAGCCGTGTCGGCTCGAGACCAAATCGCTGCGGGCGGTCTCCATCGCCATTCCGCGCCACCGGTTCATCGAGCGGATCGGTGAGCTCGACGTTCACGGTCTCGTCGCGCATGAACGGCTTGCGCCCCTGCTCCACGCCAGCCTGCGCACGCTCTGCGCCACGCTCCCTCGCCTCGACCTGTCGCAGCAGGACGCGATCGAGCGGATGATCATGGACCTGGTGGCGGACACACTGCTCGACAGCCTGCGCGCGGCGGCGGCGCAGAAGGCCCGGGAAGAAGCGCTGGCGAGCCGGCTTCGCGACCATATCGAGCGCAACCTCGGCAACGATCTCAATGTCGCGACGATCTGCGCCGCGCTCGGTGTCTCGCGCTCGGCGCTCTACCGCATCTGCGGCGATAGCGGCGGCGTGCTCCGTCAGGTCCAGGCGCGCCGCTTGCAGCGAATCCACCGGCTGCTTCGCAATCCCGACGAGACCCGCGCGATCTCCGAACTCGCACGAATGACGGGGTTCATCGACAAGTCGCATTTCACGCGAGCTTTCAAGAAGGCCTACGGGTTGAGCCCCGGGGCGTTTCGCGACCATTGGGCGAAACCCAGAACCATCGCGGACCCGGCAACCGCCTCGAAGGACGACGCGCCGCACCTGTTCCGGACATGGCTTCGCGCGCTCAACTGA